The Calliphora vicina chromosome 3, idCalVici1.1, whole genome shotgun sequence genome contains a region encoding:
- the LOC135954534 gene encoding uncharacterized protein LOC135954534, with product MLTKFLRKLSFIFSLNSHTSKLITNCWRRCPQMPRHIHNWKRQMEFNNEKRKIIPRLVYLHNPWTYFLTKIMLYKFQLFWDPEFVESEFIRGSKQAAVVLTNIIRDQNALKIRQFTTPTGYQQITQDMMLSRNDIRLKLVRFEAEHLRRAIPMKVTTKQNYDRRYCFIDMLFVGLRNTKDFDSIEETVEISDILRKLDLDLKTPYEVLSVPHRIVFAEIFIRFRRNYSENPADVVDPDWSVSFYKILTFDVLNYNPKQ from the exons atgttaacaaaatttctacGTAAATTATCTTTTATATTTTCGTTAAATAGCCATACATCAAAATTAATCACAAATTGTTGGAGGCGATGTCCCCAAATGCCGCGTCACATACATAATTGGAAAcgtcaaatggaatttaacaATGAGAAACGAAAAATTATACCGAGATTAGTATATTTACATAATCCCtggacatattttttaaccaaaataatgttgtacaaatttcaattattttgggATCCAGAATTTGTGGAATCGGAATTCATAAGAGGATCAAAACAG GCTGCAGTGGTCTTAACAAACATTATACGTGATCAAAATGCCCTCAAAATAAGGCAATTTACCACTCCCACTGGATATCAACAAATAACGCAAGATATGATGTTATCACGGAACGATATTCGTCTGAAATTGGTACGATTTGAAGCAGAACACTTACGTCGAGCCATACCCATGaaagtaacaacaaaacaaaactatg ATCGGAGATATTGTTTCATTGATATGTTATTTGTGGGTTTGCGTAATACCAAGGATTTTGATTCAATTGAGGAGACAGTCGAAATTAGTGATATCTTAAGAAAACTAGACTTGGATCTTAAAACTCCTTACGAGGTGTTGTCAGTGCCTCATCGTATTGTTTTTGCCGAAATATTTATACGTTTTCGCCGTAACTATTCGGAAAATCCAGCTGATGTCGTTGACCCGGATTGGTCGgtatcattttataaaattttaacatttgatGTGCTCAATTATAATCCCAAACAGTAA
- the LOC135954533 gene encoding centrosomal protein of 128 kDa codes for MATANTNEASPDTMYAEYLQDEAPIASSKKKKLTKAEKMELKRKEEVEFKKLELRDLMRREYEMSKKTAKKYRERWENMCREIKLKEMKKELEDWEKKINRVMQQKDEKVKLILDEIAVTEEMHKNNFSTQLQMMDYLKDILKTFQETSRLLYEQQASEILHDFYREVAERSEIDSRVKLNCESVAHATELIAEQELLSDYQIFLDKQDDRVNTEIEKRYRLRDAITKKMKDLRKQLIEFLDSLRNVSLDVHKYERINALMERQRNFVSESKKLNDVEQRGSSVYADLQHDLVQVETEAKRKINDLKLEHGYFLQMRKDIENEMKLDREQTHEKLRIMTSESFKVLKKYEKLQKYGELLLSLAANCRKFQTESEKVVAWGDFQEARIESEIDKEPFELEIINLKDHVDITEAELQTNIELMKHFWRRQALAEAQIVLLEEKKHKLLKENQSYIDTIKRLSKADNVDDLKETLKVQSALDKDNIT; via the exons ATGGCCACAGCTAATACTAATGAAGCATCTCCAGATACCATGTATGCTGAATATTTACAAGATGAAGCTCCTATAGCGTcatcaaaaaagaaaaagttgacCAAGGCGGAAAAAATGGAACTAAAACGTAAAGAAGaagtagaatttaaaaaattggaattaAGA GATCTTATGAGAAGAGAATATGAAATGTCCAAGAAAACGGCAAAGAAGTACAGAGAACGTTGGGAAAACATGTGTCGGGAAATCAAGTTGAAAGAAATGAAAAAGGAACTAGAG GATTGGGAAAAGAAAATTAATCGAGTTATGCAGCAAAAAGATGAAAAAGTGAAACTCATACTAGATGAAATTGCGGTAACTGAGGAAAtgcataaaaataacttttccaCGCAACTACAAATGATGGACTATTTAAAAG atattttaaaaacatttcaagAAACCTCTCGTCTTTTGTATGAGCAACAGGCCTCTGAGATCTTGCATGACTTTTACCGGGAAGTTGCCGAAAGAAGCGAAATCGATAGTCGTGTTAAATTGAATTGTGAAAGTGTGGCCCATGCTACTGAACTTATAGCTGAACAAGAACTGTTAAGCGATTATCAAATATTCCTGGACAAACAAGATGATCGTGTAAATACCGAAATTGAAAAACGTTATCGTTTACGTGATGCCATCACTAAGAAAATGAAGGATCTACGCAAACAGTTAATAGAATTTCTTGATTCACTACGCAATGTTTCATTAGATGTCCACAAATATGAACGCATAAATGCTTTAATGGAACGTCAGCGTAATTTTGTTTCAGaatcaaaaaaacttaacgaTGTAGAGCAACGCGGTTCAAGTGTTTACGCTGATCTACAGCATGATCTAGTGCAAGTGGAGACAGAAGCCAAGCGCAAGATCAATGACTTGAAATTGGAACATGGTTATTTTCTGCAAATGCGCAAAGATatagaaaatgaaatgaaattagaTCGCGAACAAACGCATGAGAAACTTAGAATTATGACTAGTGAAAGTTTTAAAGTGCTTAAA aaatatgaaaaattacaaaaatatggtGAATTATTACTGTCTCTGGCTGCCAATTGTAGAAAATTCCAAACAGAATCAGAAAAAGTTGTAGCCTGGGGTGACTTTCAGGAAGCCAGAATTGAAAGTGAAATTGATAAAGAaccatttgaattggaaattatAAATCTAAAAGACCATGTAGATATAACCGAAGCTGAGCTACAAACCAATATCGAATTAATGAAGCATTTCTGGAGACGTCAGGCTTTAGCCGAAGCTCAAATTGTACTACTTGAAGAAAAGAAACATAAACTGCTAaaggaaaatcaaagttatatTGACACAATCAAACGTTTAAGCAAGGCCGATAATGTGGATGATCTTAAGGAAACTTTGAAAGTGCAAAGTGCTTTAGATAAGGATAATATAACATAG